One Rubritalea squalenifaciens DSM 18772 genomic region harbors:
- a CDS encoding sigma-70 family RNA polymerase sigma factor: protein MNTPQDTSKCSYAEFISLLTKQQSDLCAYIYAQLAGSSDVEDVLQKTNLTLWAKRDHFTLGTDFKKWSFRVARFEVLAHLKNCKRDHWLVFSGELAEIIADESEEKLSGSFDKMRHLEKCISRLRPQDQRLLRHRYQAGNSLREYAQQVGRSVSTLSVTLYRLRVMLKDCVEKKLNEEGGRV, encoded by the coding sequence ATGAATACCCCTCAGGACACATCCAAATGCTCCTATGCGGAGTTTATTAGTCTGCTGACTAAACAGCAGTCTGATCTGTGTGCTTATATTTATGCTCAGCTCGCAGGAAGCTCGGATGTGGAAGATGTGCTGCAGAAGACCAATTTGACTTTATGGGCGAAGAGGGATCATTTTACTCTAGGGACTGACTTCAAGAAGTGGTCGTTCAGGGTAGCCCGTTTTGAGGTGCTGGCACATCTGAAGAATTGTAAGAGAGACCACTGGCTGGTTTTCTCAGGAGAGCTTGCTGAGATCATTGCGGATGAATCTGAGGAGAAGCTGAGTGGGTCCTTTGATAAGATGAGGCACCTAGAGAAGTGCATCTCCAGATTGCGACCACAAGACCAGAGATTGCTGCGCCATCGGTATCAGGCAGGTAATTCGCTGCGCGAATATGCCCAGCAAGTGGGCAGGAGTGTCTCCACGCTTTCAGTCACGCTCTATCGTCTGCGCGTGATGCTGAAGGACTGTGTGGAGAAGAAACTCAATGAGGAAGGGGGGAGAGTATGA
- a CDS encoding STAS-like domain-containing protein: MKHEINITEHFGARLSNGEEAYAFRISNIAPYANLCDPLVIDFTGVRSANSSFINALIGALFEDHGRELLKTLTFKGCLPTIQVLVEAAIQLGLTKHAAARS; encoded by the coding sequence ATGAAGCACGAAATCAACATCACTGAACACTTCGGCGCCCGCCTGAGCAACGGCGAGGAGGCCTATGCGTTTCGTATTTCAAACATCGCGCCCTACGCGAACCTTTGCGACCCACTGGTGATCGACTTCACTGGTGTCCGCTCTGCCAACAGCTCCTTCATCAACGCCCTGATCGGCGCCCTTTTTGAAGACCACGGTCGAGAACTCCTGAAAACCCTCACCTTCAAAGGCTGTCTCCCCACCATCCAAGTGCTCGTCGAAGCCGCCATTCAACTAGGCCTCACCAAACACGCCGCGGCCCGGTCTTAA
- a CDS encoding antitoxin Xre/MbcA/ParS toxin-binding domain-containing protein translates to MVHDPAEVRTWLKEHNDAFEDTTPAQVIERGEADRIWRMIHLLESGQPG, encoded by the coding sequence ATCGTCCATGACCCCGCCGAAGTCAGAACCTGGCTTAAGGAACACAACGACGCCTTCGAAGACACCACCCCCGCCCAAGTAATCGAACGCGGCGAGGCTGACCGCATCTGGCGAATGATCCACTTACTCGAGTCCGGCCAGCCGGGCTAA
- a CDS encoding HNH endonuclease, with protein MPVAPPENFTWKNYHSYTVFAEFIELFLIQHRSFITKSHEKLDISHAIDDVLQRYVENFDEGKEAFGVKALKQFEDAPRNTRLFFANIEYLWALHTEGIQAEKKRSYALRWFSDDEVRDDDAAYFGKGGSHFIAHPGQYYQTNKYYEIRALLRILSMVFDDSSLKSPEDFRQRLESLSYEALHGSPQPHRGITLKDYCGIHAALIHLCNPDKYEVIISKNHRKSILRVFSHIVDDLPKDSCPEARLKLIRERLYPQYGNTSEPHRKYRWFFYSEDLRPIWMTKTKVGEQTEASIADEIGREVGFTDLGEEEGALKEVNGYRIQRSAKKAAEAKKRDNHSCVACKFHFHKQIVHVHHLDPLAERTHPRKTTLADLITLCPNCHYIAHYWLRKDPVKYKDRDTLLNQLSKSLIS; from the coding sequence ATGCCTGTAGCCCCGCCAGAGAACTTCACGTGGAAAAACTATCACTCCTACACAGTATTTGCTGAGTTCATTGAGCTCTTCCTCATTCAGCACCGCAGCTTCATCACCAAATCGCACGAAAAGCTGGATATCAGCCATGCGATCGATGACGTATTACAACGCTATGTAGAAAACTTCGACGAAGGTAAAGAGGCTTTTGGAGTGAAAGCTTTGAAGCAGTTCGAAGATGCTCCACGCAATACCAGACTCTTCTTTGCCAATATCGAATACCTCTGGGCATTACACACCGAGGGCATCCAGGCCGAGAAAAAGCGATCCTATGCCCTAAGGTGGTTTTCAGATGACGAAGTTCGTGATGATGACGCTGCCTACTTCGGGAAGGGTGGTAGTCACTTCATTGCTCACCCGGGCCAGTACTACCAAACCAATAAATACTATGAGATCAGAGCCCTGTTGCGAATTCTCAGCATGGTCTTTGATGACTCTTCACTCAAAAGTCCTGAGGACTTCCGCCAGCGCCTTGAGTCTCTGAGCTATGAGGCCCTTCATGGCTCCCCTCAGCCCCATCGGGGTATTACGTTGAAGGACTATTGCGGTATTCATGCAGCCCTGATTCACCTCTGTAATCCGGACAAATACGAAGTCATCATCTCAAAGAATCACCGGAAGAGCATTCTTCGAGTTTTCTCTCATATTGTCGATGACCTCCCCAAAGACAGCTGCCCTGAGGCACGTCTGAAGCTGATCAGGGAACGACTCTATCCCCAGTACGGAAACACCAGCGAACCTCATAGAAAATACCGTTGGTTCTTCTACAGCGAAGACCTGCGACCGATTTGGATGACTAAAACCAAAGTCGGCGAACAAACCGAAGCATCCATTGCAGACGAAATTGGACGTGAAGTTGGATTTACCGATTTGGGAGAGGAAGAAGGCGCCCTCAAAGAAGTGAATGGCTATCGCATTCAGCGGTCTGCGAAGAAAGCGGCTGAAGCTAAAAAGCGAGATAACCACTCATGTGTGGCGTGCAAATTCCACTTCCACAAACAGATTGTACACGTCCACCATCTTGACCCGCTGGCGGAACGTACCCATCCACGTAAAACAACACTTGCCGACCTCATCACCCTCTGCCCCAATTGCCATTACATCGCACATTACTGGTTGCGTAAGGATCCAGTAAAATACAAGGATCGCGATACCCTTTTAAACCAACTTTCTAAATCACTAATTTCCTAA
- a CDS encoding LamG-like jellyroll fold domain-containing protein, with protein sequence MNERAHQLIQRLWDKTISADEFEELNTMMLADPQVRDLYYEYVSLEQGLKFHLSNASHKPGIPGLASFLLAMQSRRNRKIAMVSALAAMIVLGFALSLFFIDRSVDQINYKVTPGTIVQFSSSDEGQTGEPGVFKVGSTMVISQGVVELDFESGVKSVVSGPAKLTLYAEDRLAMDYGTGWFRVPKEAVGFAVTTKELEVIDLGTEFGVISDLNEPDQVHVLDGSVKVKSLRGQRQELVLARDQAVSVYPVGSFENLPAEDKYFLTSLPVVLPHLHFSFDQANDFVASNTIIGLQDFDYSYHGDRPMLENGVFGEAIHLNGKNNYLETNWPGILSNDPRSVALWMKMPKKRLVDEDADHFGDTIVGWGMQRDRNSFEAGIHSKWTLHMDYRRDRSPFLNISFGGVWYYADDIVLDNDQWNHIVVTYSGEKNKDGFPLVKLYLNAELIDVHPVRGAYVKPVSEQEVLIRTLEKTPVVMGATLSSESELNVREGMYLGAMIDELYIIEGVIGPEEVKSLMDSNKLPERN encoded by the coding sequence ATGAATGAGAGGGCTCATCAATTGATCCAGAGATTGTGGGATAAAACCATCAGTGCTGACGAGTTTGAGGAATTGAACACCATGATGCTGGCTGACCCTCAAGTCAGGGATCTTTACTACGAGTATGTGTCACTGGAACAGGGTCTCAAGTTCCACCTGAGTAACGCATCACATAAGCCCGGGATACCGGGACTGGCTAGTTTCCTGTTAGCAATGCAGTCTAGAAGAAATCGCAAGATCGCCATGGTGTCGGCCTTGGCTGCAATGATCGTGCTAGGCTTCGCGCTAAGCCTGTTCTTTATAGATCGTTCGGTTGACCAAATTAACTACAAGGTGACGCCTGGCACGATTGTGCAGTTTTCGAGTTCTGATGAGGGGCAAACGGGCGAGCCTGGTGTTTTCAAGGTTGGTTCCACGATGGTCATCTCCCAGGGAGTTGTAGAGCTTGATTTTGAGTCTGGTGTGAAATCAGTGGTCTCTGGGCCAGCCAAGTTGACTCTGTATGCTGAGGATAGATTGGCGATGGATTATGGCACGGGGTGGTTCCGTGTTCCTAAGGAGGCTGTGGGTTTCGCCGTCACAACCAAGGAGTTGGAGGTGATCGACTTGGGTACTGAGTTTGGTGTGATCTCTGACCTGAATGAACCGGATCAGGTTCATGTGTTAGATGGGAGTGTGAAGGTCAAGTCCTTGAGGGGTCAGAGGCAGGAACTCGTATTGGCAAGAGATCAGGCTGTTAGTGTCTATCCAGTAGGGAGTTTTGAAAATCTACCTGCAGAGGACAAGTATTTCTTAACCAGTCTACCAGTAGTCTTGCCACATCTCCATTTCTCGTTTGATCAAGCAAATGACTTTGTAGCGAGTAACACGATCATCGGTCTCCAGGACTTTGATTACAGTTACCATGGTGACCGCCCCATGCTTGAGAATGGAGTGTTCGGTGAGGCCATTCACTTGAATGGAAAGAACAACTATCTGGAGACGAACTGGCCAGGTATTTTATCCAATGACCCCAGGAGTGTGGCCTTGTGGATGAAGATGCCCAAGAAGAGATTAGTGGATGAAGACGCCGATCACTTTGGCGATACGATCGTCGGGTGGGGGATGCAGCGAGATAGGAATAGCTTTGAGGCTGGAATCCACAGCAAGTGGACGCTGCATATGGATTATCGAAGAGATCGCTCTCCCTTCTTAAATATAAGTTTCGGAGGAGTCTGGTATTATGCAGATGATATCGTTCTAGATAATGATCAGTGGAATCACATTGTGGTCACTTATTCTGGAGAGAAAAATAAGGACGGCTTTCCTCTGGTTAAACTCTATTTGAATGCTGAACTGATAGATGTTCACCCTGTGCGGGGTGCCTATGTGAAGCCGGTGAGCGAGCAGGAGGTGCTGATCCGGACTCTGGAAAAAACCCCAGTGGTGATGGGGGCAACACTTTCGAGTGAGTCAGAACTGAATGTAAGGGAGGGGATGTATCTAGGCGCCATGATTGATGAACTTTATATCATCGAAGGTGTGATCGGTCCGGAAGAGGTGAAGTCACTGATGGACTCCAATAAGCTGCCTGAGCGGAACTGA
- a CDS encoding ATP-binding protein, translating to MDSLTLPRFINANGLYSLLELLSIHRASPCLSVNISELQRVSPAGLSTLCAWYHWREKNGLSTHFAGKDACTIHSYLERMNLWRLCQPSPPETASELNGRFIPLTQISHQTGKLGEQFAECLAPGGEDYEHPMAGLYDASYYLITELANNVRQHSRGRGFVSAQTTNLDGYVRIAFTDAGMGIRGSLREAGFDWAQEGDDTSCILQALTSRVSSKGQPSNEGVGLTLSTKVASLMGGWTMIASGTGIVTISPEGAVNSSRTLPGLGFPGTLITIAFKKTLAAEFDDKLLEAKDMEGLLPPGGFSANFT from the coding sequence ATGGACAGTTTAACCCTACCTCGATTCATCAACGCCAACGGACTGTATTCCTTGCTGGAGCTACTCAGTATTCATCGAGCAAGCCCCTGCCTGAGCGTAAACATTTCCGAACTCCAGCGAGTCTCACCAGCAGGGCTCTCAACACTCTGCGCGTGGTATCACTGGCGCGAAAAGAATGGATTATCGACCCATTTCGCAGGAAAGGATGCCTGCACAATTCATTCATATCTAGAACGCATGAACCTCTGGCGCTTATGCCAGCCTTCTCCCCCTGAGACGGCATCAGAGCTAAACGGCCGCTTCATCCCGCTGACACAAATTTCACACCAGACCGGTAAGCTCGGTGAGCAATTTGCCGAGTGCCTGGCTCCGGGCGGTGAGGATTACGAGCATCCTATGGCTGGCCTCTACGACGCCAGTTACTATCTCATCACGGAATTAGCAAACAACGTGCGCCAGCACAGTAGAGGCAGAGGATTTGTATCCGCACAGACCACGAATCTGGACGGCTATGTTCGTATCGCCTTTACCGATGCAGGCATGGGAATACGAGGCAGCTTACGCGAAGCTGGATTCGATTGGGCTCAAGAAGGAGACGACACCAGCTGCATCCTTCAAGCGCTCACTTCCCGCGTCTCCAGTAAAGGCCAGCCCTCCAACGAAGGCGTCGGCCTCACCCTCTCCACCAAAGTAGCCAGCTTGATGGGTGGATGGACAATGATTGCCAGTGGAACCGGCATCGTAACGATTTCACCCGAAGGGGCCGTAAATAGCTCCAGAACTCTACCGGGGCTGGGATTCCCCGGCACTTTAATCACCATAGCTTTCAAGAAAACTCTAGCTGCAGAATTCGACGACAAACTACTCGAAGCCAAGGACATGGAAGGCCTCTTGCCTCCAGGTGGTTTTTCTGCTAATTTCACATAA
- a CDS encoding DEAD/DEAH box helicase family protein has protein sequence MSSTPSNFSFLTSEFPDFALAAKLAEKAVFPDPHAACFHCRRTLELVVQWLYKVEAKLGMPYDHSLGSLIHHPPFQNLISEAIFQKARLIQKVGNQAVHGKQPIYQITALQTLEELHHLLYWLARTYSRIGAAQYDAIRFDKTLVPFPQTSPSKADKDQLKKKEAELDQYAEKLAKQEKERSELDQQIVELQAELALAKKANEQVPDPHDYSEADTRKYLIDAELRRSGWDPEAPKATEYEVSGMPNNKGIGYVDYVLWGDDGKPLAIVEAKRTTKDPKIGQQQAKLYADCLEKESGQRPLIFYTNGYETWFWDDLNYPHRPVAGFYKAEELQRLITRRDSLLPLRSSDINSDIAGRYYQTRAISSICELLAQKRRKALLVMATGTGKTRTSIAMVDLLQRANWAKNVLFLADRTSLVNQAANAFKAHLPECSPVNLVTEKDKQGRVYTCTYPTMMGLIDSTKNGESRFSPGHFDLIVIDEAHRSVYQKYQAIFSYFDSLLVGLTATPREEIDKNTYELFDIENGVPTDAYELEQAVSDGFLVPPKVKKVDMKFPREGIKYDDLTESEKAVWDELDWGDRSQSAGDREVGSGAINKWLFNKDTADKMFQTLMEHGHKVNKGDRLAKTIIFARNHDHALFLEDRFNYHYPDKKGHFARVIDNYANYPQSLIDAFSLSESDPHIAISVDMMDTGIDVPEVANLVFFKPVYSKIKFWQMIGRGTRLCPDLFGENQDKEDFRIFDFCGNFDYFEENPEGLASTNSESLGTRLFRLRTSLLQALQNSPENLQSTTWKTHREHLRVQIQSMHPDNFEIRLKQELVERYQAQSFWEHETVPHDDLEAMANELATLPDTLEPEKLEAKQWDATLLAAQLSTLGVLTNKLVPLQHGIIETASKLEEKANIPAVKVHLALIQAIQDADFWQDIHVDTLEEIRVKLRDLVHLIRKGYSPPVYTPFEDEIRSMREDEPVVIPTMTGEQYEKKVRAELASNLDRIEIQKIRTGQALTPQDLNELESMLVKLGERQGEKLLGQLIERSQAPDLVTFIKTCVGLDAATVLKHFEEYLNKESFSPAQIRFIELIIAQLSSNGVISAGALYHPPFSSIHAGGPDGLFPDENVLDGIFDKIHELSGTEA, from the coding sequence GTGTCCTCCACCCCTTCCAACTTCTCTTTCCTCACTTCCGAATTCCCAGACTTCGCCCTGGCTGCGAAGTTGGCTGAGAAGGCGGTTTTTCCAGATCCGCATGCGGCCTGCTTTCACTGCAGACGTACTTTGGAATTGGTGGTGCAGTGGCTCTACAAAGTGGAAGCCAAGCTCGGCATGCCCTATGATCATAGTCTAGGCTCCCTGATCCACCATCCCCCGTTTCAAAACCTCATCTCTGAAGCGATCTTCCAGAAAGCCCGCCTCATCCAAAAAGTTGGCAATCAGGCAGTCCACGGAAAGCAGCCAATCTATCAAATTACGGCTCTCCAAACTCTGGAGGAGCTTCACCATCTGCTCTACTGGCTAGCGCGCACCTATAGCCGGATCGGTGCCGCCCAGTATGATGCGATCCGTTTTGACAAGACCCTGGTCCCCTTCCCTCAAACCAGTCCCTCCAAGGCCGACAAAGACCAACTCAAGAAAAAGGAAGCCGAGCTGGACCAATATGCTGAAAAGCTGGCCAAGCAGGAGAAGGAACGCAGCGAACTCGACCAGCAAATCGTCGAGCTTCAAGCTGAGCTAGCACTCGCAAAGAAAGCTAACGAGCAAGTTCCTGATCCTCATGACTACTCTGAGGCCGATACCCGCAAGTATCTCATCGACGCTGAGCTTCGCCGTAGTGGCTGGGATCCTGAGGCTCCTAAAGCCACTGAGTATGAAGTCAGCGGCATGCCCAACAATAAGGGCATAGGCTATGTAGACTATGTACTCTGGGGTGACGATGGGAAACCTCTGGCTATCGTAGAAGCCAAGCGCACGACCAAGGATCCCAAGATCGGTCAGCAGCAGGCGAAACTCTACGCAGACTGTCTGGAGAAAGAGAGCGGCCAAAGACCCCTTATCTTCTACACGAACGGCTATGAGACTTGGTTCTGGGATGACCTCAATTATCCGCACCGCCCGGTAGCAGGATTTTATAAAGCTGAGGAGCTGCAGCGCCTGATTACCCGTAGGGATTCACTGCTCCCGCTCAGGTCATCTGATATAAACTCAGACATCGCCGGACGCTACTACCAGACACGCGCGATATCCTCTATTTGCGAGTTGCTGGCCCAGAAGAGGCGTAAAGCTCTTCTGGTGATGGCTACCGGCACCGGAAAAACGCGAACATCTATCGCGATGGTGGATCTACTCCAGCGTGCTAACTGGGCAAAGAATGTACTATTCCTAGCCGACCGCACCTCTCTGGTGAACCAGGCAGCCAATGCCTTTAAAGCCCATCTGCCGGAGTGCTCACCAGTAAATTTAGTCACGGAGAAGGACAAGCAAGGACGAGTCTATACCTGTACCTACCCGACCATGATGGGTCTGATCGACTCCACCAAGAATGGTGAGTCGCGCTTTTCTCCGGGACATTTTGATTTGATCGTCATTGATGAGGCACACCGCTCCGTTTACCAGAAGTATCAGGCTATTTTCTCCTACTTCGATTCTCTTCTGGTTGGACTCACTGCGACTCCACGTGAGGAAATCGATAAGAACACCTACGAACTCTTCGACATCGAAAATGGTGTACCTACTGATGCCTACGAACTCGAGCAGGCAGTAAGCGATGGCTTCCTAGTGCCGCCTAAGGTCAAGAAAGTGGATATGAAGTTCCCACGTGAGGGGATTAAGTACGATGACCTCACAGAGAGCGAGAAAGCTGTCTGGGACGAGCTGGACTGGGGTGATCGCAGTCAGTCCGCTGGTGACCGTGAGGTAGGCTCAGGAGCGATCAACAAATGGCTCTTCAACAAGGACACCGCCGATAAAATGTTCCAGACTCTCATGGAACATGGACACAAGGTGAACAAGGGAGACCGTCTCGCCAAGACCATCATTTTTGCGAGGAACCACGATCATGCCCTCTTCCTGGAGGATCGATTCAATTATCACTATCCGGATAAAAAAGGCCACTTCGCTCGCGTCATCGACAACTACGCCAACTATCCACAGTCGCTCATTGATGCCTTCTCTCTGAGCGAGAGCGATCCACATATTGCCATTTCCGTGGATATGATGGATACGGGCATTGATGTGCCCGAGGTTGCCAACTTGGTCTTTTTCAAGCCGGTCTACTCGAAGATTAAATTCTGGCAAATGATCGGACGCGGTACCCGCCTCTGCCCTGACCTTTTCGGAGAGAACCAAGACAAAGAAGATTTCCGTATCTTCGACTTCTGCGGCAATTTCGATTACTTCGAGGAAAATCCTGAAGGCCTAGCTAGCACTAACAGCGAATCGCTGGGAACTCGATTGTTCCGTTTACGAACTTCTCTTTTACAAGCTCTGCAGAACAGCCCAGAAAACCTACAGTCCACTACGTGGAAGACGCACCGTGAGCATCTCAGAGTTCAAATTCAGTCGATGCACCCGGATAACTTCGAGATTCGACTCAAGCAGGAACTCGTCGAACGCTACCAGGCGCAATCATTCTGGGAGCATGAGACAGTTCCACACGATGATCTAGAAGCCATGGCCAACGAACTGGCAACCCTGCCCGACACCCTCGAACCTGAGAAACTCGAAGCCAAGCAGTGGGATGCAACGCTCCTAGCTGCACAACTCTCTACTCTGGGAGTCCTGACTAACAAACTAGTACCTCTCCAGCATGGCATCATTGAGACTGCCTCGAAGTTAGAAGAGAAAGCTAATATTCCTGCAGTCAAAGTTCATCTCGCATTGATCCAAGCGATCCAAGATGCTGATTTCTGGCAAGATATCCATGTGGATACTCTGGAGGAAATCCGCGTAAAACTACGTGATCTGGTGCATCTAATCCGTAAAGGCTACTCACCCCCGGTCTACACCCCGTTTGAGGATGAAATCCGGAGCATGAGAGAAGATGAACCGGTCGTGATTCCCACCATGACTGGTGAGCAGTATGAGAAGAAAGTACGCGCTGAGCTAGCGTCTAACCTTGATCGTATTGAGATCCAGAAAATCCGCACCGGACAAGCGCTCACTCCACAAGACCTCAACGAGCTCGAATCCATGCTTGTGAAACTGGGGGAAAGGCAGGGAGAGAAATTACTAGGCCAACTTATTGAACGTTCTCAAGCCCCCGATCTAGTGACGTTCATCAAAACCTGTGTGGGGTTGGACGCTGCTACCGTTCTGAAGCATTTTGAGGAATATCTGAATAAAGAGAGTTTCTCTCCCGCTCAGATCCGATTCATTGAATTGATCATCGCCCAATTATCTTCCAATGGCGTGATCAGTGCAGGCGCTCTCTATCACCCACCATTCAGCAGCATCCACGCAGGCGGCCCCGATGGACTGTTTCCTGACGAAAATGTCCTAGACGGCATCTTTGACAAGATCCACGAGCTGAGCGGCACTGAGGCGTAG
- a CDS encoding restriction endonuclease subunit S, protein MNWPFAPLHSVCRPRQWPTIPKSKLTDKGYAVYGANGIIGYYSEYNHETPTLLITCRGATCGSINVCDSKSYVTGNAMALDDLDTSKVTLEFLGHYLKNFDFHGIITGVAQPQITAQSLKRLNVPLPPLAEQKRIAGILDTADALRTKRREALAQLDQLLQSTFLDLFGDPVTNPKGWEKQALNEWLENIDSGWSPKCEQRSVTDKEWGVLKLGAITWCVYDESENKALPAALSPRPKLEVKRGDILFARKNTHELVAAAAYVYDTRPKLMLPDLIFRLRLKADCEVEKLFLWQLLIEPHQRSSIQKLAGGAAGSMPNISKAKLKGVELIKPPLTLQQKFARIVESVERQKARHRAHLAELDTLFASLQHRAFTGQL, encoded by the coding sequence ATGAACTGGCCTTTTGCCCCCTTACACTCAGTCTGTAGACCTAGACAATGGCCTACCATCCCCAAATCAAAGTTGACAGACAAAGGATATGCCGTTTACGGAGCAAATGGAATCATTGGATACTATTCAGAATACAACCATGAGACCCCTACGCTACTGATAACATGCCGCGGCGCCACATGCGGATCGATAAATGTCTGCGATTCGAAATCATACGTCACGGGCAATGCAATGGCGCTTGATGACCTTGACACATCAAAAGTAACGCTAGAATTTCTTGGACACTATCTTAAGAACTTCGACTTCCATGGTATCATCACAGGTGTAGCTCAACCTCAAATTACTGCTCAGTCACTCAAACGCCTTAATGTTCCCCTCCCCCCCCTCGCCGAGCAGAAGCGTATTGCGGGGATCCTGGATACAGCGGACGCCTTGCGAACCAAGCGCCGCGAAGCCCTCGCCCAGTTAGACCAACTCCTCCAGTCCACCTTCCTAGACCTCTTCGGAGACCCCGTCACGAATCCGAAGGGGTGGGAGAAACAAGCATTAAACGAATGGTTAGAAAATATAGATAGTGGATGGAGCCCCAAATGTGAGCAGAGATCTGTGACAGACAAAGAATGGGGAGTCCTCAAGTTGGGGGCTATTACATGGTGTGTATACGATGAATCAGAAAATAAAGCACTTCCTGCCGCACTCTCCCCACGACCAAAGTTGGAAGTCAAACGGGGCGACATCTTATTCGCCAGAAAGAACACTCACGAATTGGTAGCAGCGGCAGCTTACGTCTACGACACCCGTCCCAAGCTAATGCTTCCAGACCTAATCTTCCGTCTTCGCCTCAAGGCTGATTGTGAAGTAGAGAAGTTGTTTTTATGGCAGCTACTCATAGAACCACACCAGCGCAGCTCAATTCAGAAATTGGCCGGCGGAGCTGCAGGTTCAATGCCAAATATTTCCAAAGCTAAGCTTAAAGGCGTAGAACTCATCAAACCTCCTCTTACCCTCCAACAAAAATTCGCCCGCATCGTCGAATCCGTCGAGCGCCAAAAAGCCCGACACCGCGCCCATCTCGCCGAGCTGGACACCCTCTTCGCCTCCCTCCAACACCGCGCCTTCACCGGCCAACTGTGA
- a CDS encoding type I restriction-modification system subunit M, with product MITGELKSKVDRIWDAMWAGGIANPLTVIEQLTYLLFIKRLDEIHTLRERKANRLKQPIEDPIFSEDQQELRWSRFRDLAPETLFELIKDKAFPFIKTLGKTTTPDGSEEDSTFAHHMKDALFMFPKASLLANVVDQLDSIDMSDQDTKGDLYEYMLGKIASAGQNGQFRTPRHIIKLMVDMTAPTPKDTICDPACGTCGFLVAAAEYMAKEHGTEVFKDDTARKRFSEQTFHGYDFDTTMLRIGSMNMLLHGIENPDVRYKDSLEEAHAGDEEKFSLILANPPFAGSLDYESTAKDLLQIVKTKKTELLFLALFLRLLKTGGRAAVIVPDGVLFGSSKAHKEIRRMLVEDQKLDAIVSMPSGVFKPYAGVSTAILFFTKTNSGGTDHVWFYDMQADGFSLDDKRTLQPDKSDLPDLLQRWRSLGSESSRKRTEQSFLVPKEEIASQDYDLSINRYKEVEYEAVEHDSPQEILKRLTKLDAEIEAGRKELEDMLK from the coding sequence ATGATCACCGGAGAACTCAAATCCAAAGTCGACCGCATCTGGGATGCCATGTGGGCGGGCGGCATTGCCAACCCGCTCACTGTCATCGAGCAGCTCACCTACCTGCTCTTTATCAAGCGTCTCGATGAAATCCACACCCTGCGCGAGCGCAAGGCCAACAGGCTCAAGCAGCCGATCGAGGACCCCATCTTCTCCGAGGACCAGCAGGAGCTGCGCTGGAGCCGCTTCCGCGATCTGGCACCAGAGACACTCTTTGAGCTGATAAAGGACAAGGCATTCCCCTTCATCAAGACTCTGGGCAAAACCACCACGCCGGATGGCAGCGAGGAGGACTCCACCTTCGCACACCACATGAAGGATGCTCTCTTCATGTTCCCCAAGGCATCACTACTCGCCAACGTGGTCGACCAGCTCGACTCCATCGACATGTCCGACCAGGACACCAAGGGAGACCTCTACGAATACATGCTGGGCAAGATAGCCTCCGCCGGGCAGAACGGGCAGTTCCGCACCCCGCGCCACATCATCAAGCTGATGGTGGACATGACCGCTCCCACACCAAAGGACACCATCTGCGATCCTGCCTGCGGCACCTGTGGCTTCCTCGTAGCCGCTGCCGAGTACATGGCCAAGGAGCACGGCACCGAGGTATTCAAGGACGATACCGCACGCAAGCGCTTCTCAGAGCAGACCTTCCATGGCTACGATTTCGATACTACCATGCTCCGCATCGGCAGCATGAACATGCTGCTGCACGGCATCGAGAATCCAGACGTCCGCTACAAGGACTCGCTGGAGGAGGCCCATGCTGGCGACGAGGAGAAATTCTCCCTCATCCTGGCCAACCCACCCTTCGCTGGCAGCCTGGACTATGAGTCCACCGCCAAGGACCTTCTCCAGATCGTCAAAACCAAGAAGACCGAGCTGCTCTTCCTGGCACTCTTCCTGCGCCTGCTCAAGACCGGTGGCCGCGCGGCAGTCATCGTGCCCGATGGTGTCCTATTTGGCAGTTCTAAAGCACACAAAGAGATCCGCAGGATGCTGGTGGAAGACCAGAAGCTGGATGCCATCGTCTCCATGCCCTCGGGCGTCTTCAAGCCCTACGCCGGTGTCTCCACCGCCATCCTCTTCTTCACCAAGACCAACTCCGGCGGCACCGACCACGTCTGGTTCTACGATATGCAGGCAGACGGCTTCTCGCTCGACGACAAGCGCACCCTGCAGCCGGACAAGAGTGACCTACCGGACCTCCTCCAGCGCTGGCGCAGTCTCGGTAGTGAAAGCTCACGCAAGCGCACTGAGCAAAGCTTTCTCGTCCCCAAGGAGGAGATTGCAAGCCAGGACTACGACCTCTCAATCAACCGCTACAAGGAAGTGGAGTATGAGGCCGTCGAACACGATTCACCACAGGAAATTCTCAAGCGTCTGACAAAGCTGGATGCAGAGATCGAAGCGGGTAGAAAAGAACTGGAGGACATGCTGAAATGA